A single window of Moorena sp. SIOASIH DNA harbors:
- a CDS encoding DegT/DnrJ/EryC1/StrS family aminotransferase gives MIFSKNPIQSDLVGNKRGFIDTRFGRAKIPFEGYSLRFEFLKNQILELFDEVILSGKYTGRGNRVIALEKSIKDLWGTTGIATSSGTISLQIALMCAGINPGDEVIVPSLTFISTAYAVNAVGGIPVFVDIDPKTLTINPDAVLDSITRKTVAIIPVHMYGQMADMDRLMDIAKKYNLKIIEDCAQAHGATYHGNYAGSMGDFGCFSFYNGKNIGGLEDGGMITMQDAKNVSQVLRLCDLGRIPGNRYNHEVFGLRGRMGEFTAALINLELKFLEEWNQRRNYIANYYNAHFDGLPLQIPFVAPGRTHVYYLYTVITDSVQTRQKLEYHLNSVGIETMRIYPKLIPDQPVYQNGLPHRVGRLTIAKQIVEKLLSLPVYPELEMTDLNRIVKAVQQVFCQ, from the coding sequence ATGATTTTTTCTAAAAACCCCATCCAATCAGACCTAGTCGGGAATAAGCGCGGTTTTATAGACACTAGGTTCGGTAGAGCCAAAATTCCCTTTGAAGGGTATAGTCTTCGCTTTGAGTTTCTCAAAAACCAGATTCTTGAGTTATTTGACGAAGTAATTTTATCTGGAAAATATACAGGACGCGGAAATCGTGTTATTGCTCTTGAAAAATCGATAAAAGATTTATGGGGGACAACCGGAATTGCCACATCATCTGGAACTATCTCTTTGCAAATAGCACTCATGTGTGCTGGAATCAATCCAGGTGATGAAGTAATAGTGCCTTCATTAACATTTATTTCAACAGCTTATGCTGTAAATGCAGTCGGAGGTATTCCAGTATTTGTAGATATAGACCCCAAAACACTAACCATTAATCCAGATGCAGTCTTGGATTCTATTACTAGGAAAACCGTAGCTATTATCCCAGTACATATGTATGGGCAAATGGCTGATATGGACAGATTAATGGATATAGCTAAAAAGTACAATCTAAAAATTATTGAAGATTGCGCACAAGCACATGGGGCTACTTATCATGGCAACTATGCTGGTAGTATGGGAGATTTTGGTTGTTTTTCTTTCTATAATGGCAAAAATATAGGCGGATTAGAAGATGGTGGCATGATAACAATGCAAGATGCCAAGAATGTATCACAAGTCCTTCGTTTATGTGATTTAGGTAGAATCCCTGGAAATCGTTATAATCACGAGGTGTTTGGGCTAAGAGGGCGTATGGGAGAGTTTACAGCCGCATTAATAAATTTAGAATTAAAATTCTTAGAAGAGTGGAACCAACGTCGTAATTATATTGCTAATTATTACAACGCTCATTTTGATGGTTTACCACTACAGATTCCTTTTGTTGCTCCAGGGCGGACTCATGTTTATTATCTATACACTGTTATAACGGATTCAGTCCAGACAAGACAGAAATTAGAATACCACTTAAATTCTGTTGGCATCGAAACTATGAGAATATATCCGAAATTGATTCCAGATCAACCTGTTTATCAAAATGGTTTACCTCATCGGGTAGGACGATTAACAATAGCAAAGCAAATCGTGGAAAAGTTATTATCTTTACCAGTCTATCCAGAATTGGAGATGACGGATCTTAACAGAATAGTTAAAGCAGTGCAGCAAGTATTTTGCCAGTAG